From one Triticum urartu cultivar G1812 chromosome 3, Tu2.1, whole genome shotgun sequence genomic stretch:
- the LOC125542556 gene encoding myosin-17-like, with amino-acid sequence MDGDRRRELAAVTGPARAQDSPARRLIAWLQLLFKAFVQRHSWLARWQVAGRPALLLLLAFLVQKNLRRSYLSWHKSRLQRRAAAAVTVQAAFRAMAARRDLLLRRRTRAAVYIQAQWRARRALWSYLAMKRASVICQCAWRQSIARRQLGKLRLANVERERLDEICRLHEMVDVLQQAVEDAEVRVIAEREAAVKAIAEAPPVIKETVVWVEDADKVNSWNAEVDRLKGLLGAEMQATIDAKKALAKAELRNEKLARLLGVQEIKNKTLQDSVKRMEEKASDLEAENRMLRQAVASIPSVKSPSSENHRAHDLQATPLNEKTTNGAVKPVIVDRNGDIHDDDNAELPGSNDAEAEKQQQELLIKCISEDLGFSTGRPIAAYLIYRCLVHWRSFEEDRTTVFDRIIQKISAAIEARDSNEKLAYWLSNSCTLLLLLQRTLKTSGSAALARQRRRPSSLNSPKENQAPGHPERSVSDGRLVGALTDISQVEAKYPALAFKQQLTALLEKVYGVIRHDLKKELSSLLGLCIQAPRTFIVSPRGTGPQGTDMAQQASMAHWQSIIKILTNSLNVLKSNYVPPFLICKLFTQVFSFINVQLFNSLLLRRECCSFSNGEYVKAGLDELEHWCHWLTEEYAGSSWDELKHIRQAVTLLILEEKHNKSLKEITDDFCPALSMQQLYRISTMYCDDKFGTLGIPSDVVASMRAKMIGGSSSPSVQDDINSFLLDDDFSIPFSVDDIARLMVHVDIADMDLPPLIQEKSGSPFKA; translated from the exons ATGGATGGAGATCGGAGGAGGGAGCTGGCCGCGGTCACCGGTCCAGCGCGCGCGCAGGACAGCCCGGCGCGGCGTCTCATCGCCTGGCTGCAGCTTCTCTTCA AGGCTTTTGTTCAGAGGCatagctggttggcaaggtggcAGGTGGCGGGGCGCCCGGCGCTGCTGCTCCTCTTGGCCTTCCTGGTCCAGAAGAACCTGCGCCGCTCCTACCTGTCATGGCACAAGTCGCGGCTGCAGcggcgcgccgccgccgccgtcaccgTGCAGGCCGCGTTCCGGGCCATGGCGGCTCGCCgcgacctcctcctccggcgGCGGACCAGAGCAGCCGTGTACATCCAG GCGCAATGGCGCGCGCGCAGGGCGCTGTGGAGCTACCTGGCCATGAAGAGGGCCTCGGTGATCTGCCAGTGCGCTTGGAGGCAGAGCATTGCGAGGAGGCAGCTCGGCAAGCTCAGACTG GCCAACGTCGAGAGGGAGAGGCTGGATGAGATCTGCAGGCTGCATGAGATGGTGGATGTGCTGCAGCAGGCCGTCGAGGACGCGGAGGTGAGGGTCATCGCCGAGCGAGAGGCGGCGGTCAAGGCGATAGCGGAGGCGCCTCCGGTGATCAAGGAGACTGTGGTATGGGTGGAGGATGCTGACAAGGTTAACTCGTGGAACGCCGAAGTTGACCGACTCAAG GGGTTGCTGGGAGCAGAAATGCAGGCCACCATTGACGCCAAGAAGGCCCTGGCAAAGGCTGAACTGAGAAATGAAAAACTGGCTAGGTTGCTTGGAGTTCAGGAGATTAAGAACAAAACGCTGCAAGATTCCGTCAAAAG GATGGAGGAGAAAGCTTCCGACCTCGAAGCGGAAAACAGAATGCTTAGACAGGCTGTTGCATCCATCCCTTCTGTCAAGTCACCATCTAGCGAAAACCACAGAGCACATGATCTTCAG GCAACTCCATTGAATGAGAAAACAACAAATGGTGCCGTTAAGCCTGTGATAGTGGACAGGAACGGCGATATTCATGAC GATGACAATGCTGAACTGCCTGGCTCAAATGATGCTGAAGCTGAGAAACAGCAGCAG GAGCTGCTGATCAAGTGCATATCTGAAGATCTGGGATTCTCAACCGGAAGGCCTATCGCTGCGTACCTCATCTACCGCTGTTTGGTCCACTGGAGATCATTTGAAGAGGACAGAACCACTGTTTTTGACCGCATTATTCAGAAGATAAGTGCTGCAATTGAG GCGCGAGACAGCAATGAAAAATTAGCATATTGGCTATCCAATTCGTGCACACTGCTGCTGCTTCTCCAAAGGACACTGAAAACCAGTGGTTCAGCTGCTTTGGCGCGTCAGAGGCGAAGACCATCGTCCCTCAACTCACCAAAG GAAAACCAAGCTCCTGGTCATCCTGAGCGTTCAGTTTCCGATGGGCGGTTGGTCGGTGCGCTGACTGACATTTCCCAGGTTGAAGCCAAGTATCCAGCTCTTGCTTTCAAGCAACAGCTCACGGCATTGTTGGAGAAGGTCTATGGAGTGATCAGGCACGACCTCAAGAAGGAGCTGTCGTCTCTGCTTGGGCTGTGTATTCAG GCACCGAGAACATTCATCGTCAGCCCCAGAGGAACAGGCCCTCAAGGAACAGACATGGCCCAACAAGCCTCCATGGCACATTGGCAGAGCATTATCAAGATCCTGACGAATTCCCTCAACGTTTTAAAATCAAATTAC GTGCCTCCATTCCTGATCTGCAAGTTGTTCACCCAAGTATTTTCATTCATCAATGTGCAACTATTTAACAG TCTCCTGCTTCGGCGTGAGTGCTGCTCTTTCAGTAATGGGGAGTATGTCAAAGCAGGCTTGGATGAGCTGGAGCATTGGTGCCATTGGCTAACGGAAGAG TATGCAGGTTCATCCTGGGATGAACTGAAGCATATTCGGCAGGCGGTCACGCTCTTAATACTCGAAGAGAAGCACAACAAGTCTCTCAAAGAGATCACCGATGATTTCTGCCCG GCACTCAGCATGCAGCAACTGTACCGGATCAGCACGATGTACTGCGACGACAAGTTCGGAACCTTGGGCATCCCATCAGAT GTCGTTGCGAGCATGCGAGCCAAGATGATCGGAGGATCAAGCAGCCCATCGGTGCAAGACGACATCAACTCTTTCCTCCTGGACGATGATTTCAG CATACCGTTCTCCGTGGACGACATCGCCAGGCTGATGGTGCACGTGGACATAGCAGACATGGATCTGCCGCCGCTGATCCAGGAGAAGAGTGGCTCCCCGTTCAAAGCCTGA